Proteins encoded together in one Deinococcus reticulitermitis window:
- the dhaK gene encoding dihydroxyacetone kinase subunit DhaK — MKKIINAVPDLVRESCEGFAAAHADLVTLHPEPLYLARRDMPAQVALISGGGSGHEPLHAGFIGRGMLAAACPGEVFTSPVPDQMLAATQAVTGEAGALYIVKNYTGDVMNFELAAELAAAEGLRVESVVIGDDVAVQDSTWTAGRRGVGGTVFLEKIAGAAAEEGRDLAAVKRVAERVMAEVRSMGLALTGATVPAAGKPNFTLEDGQLELGIGIHGEPGRARVDMMPADELVDALLGPITDDLDLGRGEELIVLTNGMGGTPLLELYIAHRAALRALEGRGVKVVRHLVGNYVTSLEMQGLSLSVLRADDELLRLWDAPVHTAALRWGA; from the coding sequence ATGAAGAAGATCATCAATGCCGTTCCTGACCTGGTCCGCGAGTCGTGCGAGGGCTTCGCCGCCGCGCACGCTGACCTCGTGACCCTCCATCCCGAGCCGCTGTACCTCGCCCGGCGCGACATGCCGGCCCAGGTCGCCTTGATCTCGGGCGGCGGCAGCGGGCACGAACCGCTGCATGCGGGCTTCATCGGGCGCGGAATGCTCGCGGCGGCCTGCCCCGGCGAGGTATTCACGAGTCCGGTCCCGGACCAGATGCTCGCGGCGACGCAGGCCGTGACAGGAGAAGCGGGAGCGCTCTACATCGTCAAGAACTACACCGGCGACGTGATGAATTTCGAACTCGCCGCCGAACTCGCCGCCGCCGAGGGACTCAGGGTCGAATCGGTCGTGATCGGTGACGACGTGGCGGTGCAGGACTCCACCTGGACCGCCGGGCGCCGGGGCGTGGGCGGGACCGTGTTCCTGGAAAAAATCGCAGGGGCCGCCGCCGAAGAGGGCCGTGACCTCGCCGCCGTCAAGCGCGTGGCCGAGCGGGTGATGGCGGAGGTGCGCTCGATGGGCCTCGCCCTGACCGGCGCCACCGTTCCCGCCGCCGGCAAACCCAATTTTACCTTGGAGGACGGGCAACTCGAACTCGGCATCGGCATCCACGGCGAGCCGGGGCGGGCGCGCGTGGACATGATGCCCGCCGATGAGCTGGTGGACGCGCTGCTCGGGCCGATCACCGATGACCTCGACCTGGGGCGGGGTGAGGAGTTGATCGTGCTGACGAACGGCATGGGCGGCACACCGCTGCTCGAACTCTACATAGCTCACCGCGCGGCGCTGCGGGCGCTCGAAGGGCGGGGCGTCAAAGTCGTCCGGCACCTGGTCGGCAACTACGTGACCAGCCTGGAGATGCAGGGCCTGAGCCTGAGCGTCCTGCGCGCCGACGACGAACTGCTGCGGCTCTGGGACGCGCCCGTGCATACCGCCGCCCTGCGCTGGGGCGCCTGA
- the dhaL gene encoding dihydroxyacetone kinase subunit DhaL, with the protein MRLTAEGWRTVFRSFAAKIAEQSAYLTELDAAIGDADHGSGMERGAQATLAALPEEGDAAAVLKAAAMSFIGKVGGASGPLYGTAFLRMSSALTDKDEPTREDLLSALEAGYKGLVERGKAEPGDKTMLDAWFPALEGLRAGGSLQNAAQAARQGRDATAPLVARKGRASYLGERSAGHIDPGAASSALFWDALAESLEGA; encoded by the coding sequence ATGCGGCTCACCGCAGAGGGCTGGCGCACAGTTTTCCGCTCTTTCGCCGCCAAAATCGCGGAGCAGTCGGCCTACCTCACCGAACTCGACGCGGCCATCGGGGACGCCGACCACGGCAGCGGGATGGAGCGCGGGGCGCAGGCGACCCTCGCGGCCCTGCCGGAGGAGGGCGACGCCGCCGCCGTGCTCAAGGCCGCCGCGATGAGCTTCATCGGTAAGGTGGGCGGCGCGAGTGGCCCGCTCTACGGTACCGCTTTCTTACGCATGTCCTCAGCCTTAACCGACAAGGACGAACCGACGCGCGAAGACCTCCTCTCGGCCTTGGAAGCCGGCTACAAGGGCCTCGTCGAACGCGGTAAGGCCGAGCCCGGCGACAAGACGATGCTCGACGCCTGGTTCCCGGCGCTGGAGGGGCTGCGGGCGGGCGGCAGTCTGCAAAACGCGGCCCAGGCCGCACGGCAGGGACGCGACGCCACCGCACCGCTGGTCGCCCGTAAGGGCCGCGCGAGCTACCTCGGGGAGCGCTCGGCGGGCCACATCGACCCAGGGGCCGCGTCGAGCGCACTGTTCTGGGACGCCCTCGCCGAGTCGCTGGAGGGCGCGTGA
- the dhaM gene encoding dihydroxyacetone kinase phosphoryl donor subunit DhaM, with protein sequence MSRVGLIIVSHSAKLAEGVVELAGQMTGGAVPIEAAGGNDAGTLGTSAPRIVAAIERVLARAEGAVILLDLGSAAMNAALAIEMIGESQRPQVRIASAPLVEGAVLAAVSAAGDDDLDTVCREAESGRDMSKG encoded by the coding sequence GTGAGCCGCGTCGGCCTCATCATCGTCTCACACAGCGCAAAGCTGGCCGAAGGCGTCGTGGAATTGGCCGGCCAAATGACCGGCGGGGCCGTGCCCATTGAGGCGGCGGGCGGCAACGACGCGGGCACCCTGGGCACGAGCGCCCCAAGGATCGTTGCCGCTATTGAGCGGGTGCTCGCGCGGGCAGAGGGCGCCGTCATCCTGCTCGACCTCGGCAGCGCGGCCATGAACGCGGCGCTGGCCATCGAAATGATCGGTGAGTCGCAGCGTCCTCAGGTGCGAATCGCCAGCGCTCCCCTCGTCGAAGGCGCCGTGCTCGCCGCCGTCTCCGCCGCAGGTGACGACGATTTGGACACCGTGTGCCGCGAGGCCGAGAGCGGGCGCGACATGTCCAAAGGTTGA
- a CDS encoding SRPBCC family protein: protein MTYSKDRGSGAGDFTPDGAGASMPPLERSIGIAVASMLIAAGLRERNPVAKFAISAFGASLLFVSAKGVNPLASAMKIEQTGSGDVLVRDAVTVGGKTPQEIYALWRPLEKLPHLMSHLQKVEVLDEKRSKWTVEAPAPLGTVSWEAELTADEPGKRIAWQSLPGSLVTNAGEVLFREAPGGRGTEVIVHLTYRPPGGTPGAMVARLFQQEPAQQLRDDLMRLKREQELGYSPTTEGQSSGRATGQGKSDQPHGPSLTSDEDRNRQSGGQKGGQKGAQA, encoded by the coding sequence ATGACATATTCCAAAGACAGGGGGTCCGGTGCAGGTGACTTCACGCCGGACGGTGCAGGCGCGTCGATGCCGCCGCTGGAACGCTCTATCGGGATTGCGGTCGCGTCGATGCTGATCGCGGCGGGACTGCGGGAACGCAACCCGGTGGCGAAATTCGCCATCAGTGCGTTCGGGGCGAGCCTGCTGTTTGTAAGCGCCAAGGGGGTTAACCCGCTGGCCAGCGCGATGAAGATCGAGCAGACCGGCAGCGGCGACGTGCTCGTGCGCGACGCGGTGACGGTCGGCGGCAAGACGCCGCAGGAGATCTACGCGCTGTGGCGCCCTCTGGAAAAGCTCCCGCACCTGATGTCGCATCTGCAAAAAGTCGAGGTCCTGGACGAGAAGCGCTCGAAGTGGACGGTCGAGGCCCCCGCGCCGCTCGGCACGGTGAGCTGGGAAGCCGAGCTGACCGCCGACGAGCCGGGCAAGCGCATCGCCTGGCAGTCGCTACCGGGCTCGCTCGTGACCAACGCGGGCGAGGTTCTGTTCCGCGAGGCGCCGGGCGGGCGCGGTACGGAAGTGATCGTGCACCTGACCTACCGGCCTCCCGGCGGAACCCCTGGAGCGATGGTCGCGCGTCTGTTTCAGCAGGAGCCCGCGCAGCAGCTGCGCGACGACCTGATGCGCCTGAAACGCGAGCAGGAACTCGGCTACTCGCCCACCACCGAGGGCCAGAGCAGCGGGCGGGCCACCGGCCAGGGCAAGTCGGACCAGCCGCACGGGCCGAGCCTGACGAGTGACGAGGACCGCAACCGCCAGAGCGGCGGGCAAAAGGGTGGGCAGAAAGGAGCGCAGGCATGA
- a CDS encoding zinc-dependent alcohol dehydrogenase: MKAIVWQGVNKVGVETVPDPTLLLPTDAVVKITSTAICGSDLHLLDGYIPSMEKGDILGHEFMGEVVEVGRDVRKLKVGDRVVVPFNISCGACDPCRRGNFSACDNSNPNHRMAEALNGATSGGGMFGYSHIYGGYAGGQAQYVRVPFADVGPHKIESDLKDEQVLFLTDIFPTGYQAAEQCGIVPGRDVVAVFGAGPVGQFAVRSAQMLGAAHVICIDRVPERLKMAEAAGAQTINYEQEDVLLALREATGGRGPDHVIDAVGMEAHGHGPGAAIDKAKQNMRLTFDRLTALRWAIQSCAKGGTVSMPGVYGGLVDKMPLGAAFAKGLIFRMGQTHTHRHIGPLLSRIEAGEIDPSFVITHRASLDQAPELYKTFRDKQDRCIKVVLNPWA; encoded by the coding sequence ATGAAAGCGATTGTTTGGCAAGGCGTGAACAAGGTCGGCGTCGAGACGGTTCCGGATCCCACGCTGCTGCTGCCCACCGACGCGGTCGTCAAGATCACCTCGACGGCGATCTGCGGGTCGGACCTGCACCTGCTCGACGGCTACATCCCGAGCATGGAAAAGGGCGACATCCTCGGCCACGAGTTCATGGGCGAGGTCGTCGAGGTGGGCCGGGACGTCAGGAAGCTCAAGGTAGGCGACCGCGTCGTCGTGCCCTTTAACATCTCCTGCGGAGCCTGCGATCCGTGCCGGCGCGGCAATTTCAGCGCCTGCGACAACTCCAACCCCAACCACCGCATGGCCGAGGCGCTGAACGGCGCCACGAGCGGCGGCGGCATGTTCGGTTACTCGCACATCTACGGCGGGTACGCGGGCGGTCAGGCGCAGTACGTGCGCGTACCCTTCGCCGACGTGGGGCCGCACAAGATCGAATCGGACCTGAAAGACGAGCAGGTGCTGTTCCTCACCGACATCTTCCCCACTGGTTACCAGGCCGCCGAGCAGTGCGGCATCGTGCCGGGGCGTGACGTGGTGGCGGTCTTCGGCGCCGGGCCAGTCGGGCAGTTCGCGGTCCGCAGCGCGCAGATGCTCGGCGCAGCGCACGTGATCTGCATCGACCGTGTCCCCGAGCGCCTGAAGATGGCCGAGGCTGCCGGGGCCCAGACCATCAACTACGAGCAGGAAGACGTGCTGCTCGCGCTGCGCGAGGCGACCGGCGGACGTGGCCCAGACCACGTGATCGACGCCGTCGGCATGGAAGCCCATGGGCACGGCCCCGGCGCAGCCATCGACAAGGCCAAACAGAACATGCGCCTCACCTTCGACCGCCTCACCGCGCTGCGCTGGGCGATCCAGAGCTGCGCCAAGGGCGGCACCGTCTCGATGCCCGGCGTCTACGGCGGCCTCGTGGACAAGATGCCGCTCGGCGCCGCTTTCGCCAAGGGCCTCATCTTCCGCATGGGCCAGACGCACACTCATCGCCACATCGGGCCGCTCCTCTCGCGCATCGAGGCCGGCGAGATCGACCCCAGCTTCGTCATCACCCACCGCGCCTCACTCGATCAGGCGCCCGAGCTGTACAAGACCTTCCGCGACAAGCAGGACCGCTGCATCAAGGTCGTCCTCAACCCCTGGGCGTAA
- a CDS encoding aldose epimerase family protein: MSGAGLSARSWGTAPGGAEITLYTLKCGDVRASVMNYGGVLVGLWAPDRRGRVQDITLGYDEAAPYLSRATSAYFGALIGRCANRVARGQLTLDGQTHQLEVNNGPHSLHGGEAGFDQRLWTAEPDPGTDRPALRLRYVSPDGEGGYPGTLSVSVTYSLSADGLNLLYRAETDAPTVVNLTNHAYWNLSGDAARDVLGHEVRVNASDFTPIDDTLIPTGELRPVAGTAFDFRTPRVLGEALRAFADDSQLRFAGGYDHNFVLSGPAGNWKGAAEVYDPVSGRVLTVHTTEPGMQLYSGNFLDGSLIGKGGRRYARHWALCLETQHFPDSPHQPSFPSVRLDPGERFESHTRYGFSVR; encoded by the coding sequence GTGAGCGGCGCGGGCCTGAGCGCGCGCTCCTGGGGCACGGCGCCGGGGGGGGCAGAAATCACCCTCTACACCCTGAAGTGCGGTGACGTGCGGGCAAGCGTGATGAATTACGGCGGCGTGCTCGTGGGCCTGTGGGCCCCGGACCGCAGGGGCCGGGTGCAGGACATCACGCTGGGATACGACGAGGCCGCGCCCTACCTGAGCCGCGCGACCTCCGCCTACTTCGGAGCCTTGATCGGACGCTGCGCCAACCGGGTCGCGCGCGGGCAGTTGACGCTGGACGGCCAGACCCATCAGCTCGAAGTCAACAATGGTCCCCACTCGCTCCACGGGGGAGAAGCCGGCTTCGATCAGCGGCTCTGGACCGCAGAGCCGGACCCGGGCACCGACCGGCCGGCCCTGCGGCTGCGCTATGTCAGCCCGGACGGCGAGGGGGGCTACCCCGGCACCCTGAGCGTGAGCGTCACCTATAGCCTGAGCGCGGACGGCCTGAACCTGCTCTACCGCGCCGAGACCGACGCCCCCACCGTCGTCAACCTGACCAACCACGCCTACTGGAACCTCAGCGGGGACGCTGCGCGGGACGTGCTGGGTCACGAGGTCCGGGTGAACGCCAGTGACTTCACGCCGATTGACGACACCCTGATTCCCACGGGCGAGCTGCGCCCAGTCGCCGGCACCGCCTTCGACTTCCGCACGCCCCGCGTGCTTGGGGAGGCGCTGCGTGCGTTCGCCGACGACTCGCAACTGCGCTTCGCTGGCGGTTATGACCACAACTTCGTGCTCAGTGGACCCGCCGGCAACTGGAAGGGAGCGGCGGAAGTCTACGATCCGGTGTCCGGGCGGGTGCTGACCGTGCACACCACCGAGCCCGGAATGCAGCTCTACTCGGGCAATTTCCTCGACGGCTCGCTGATCGGCAAGGGCGGGCGCCGCTACGCGCGTCACTGGGCGCTGTGCCTGGAGACGCAGCATTTTCCGGATTCACCCCACCAGCCGAGCTTTCCGTCCGTGCGCCTCGACCCCGGCGAGCGGTTCGAGTCGCACACCCGCTACGGCTTTTCAGTCCGTTGA
- a CDS encoding glycoside hydrolase family 2 protein produces the protein MSPPREAEPPLAPPQMAPPHPRPALRRGPQSWQSLDGTWAFDVGSEFGLGYGETPPRFNGQIQVPFPPESPASGLGLGGYLHTVWYRRSLEIPPEWRASGRVWLHFGAADYHTCVWLGEQLLGEHVGGHTPFSFELTRFLGAAPLTLTVRVNDDPQALDQPRGKQDWLETSGHKIWYPRTTGLWQSVWLEWVPGTFISELEFTPDLVSWSLRGRVRLQGHVAPDTQLRLQLSAQGEVLSDDLTAVSGNEIARTVHLTDGGIDDHRQDLLWAPEHPQLIEVLAEVRVRGEVVDSVRSTTALRDFGWEDGRFLLNGLPYTLRLVLNQGYWPDTLMSGTDEQLRRDVELVRRLGFNGVRMHQKVESPRFLHWCDRIGVLVWTELPSAYAYSDRSVQALTREWTDVIRRDRGRPCVAAWVPINESWGVPDLARHPRARHLVQALYHLTRSLDHTRPVLGNDGWETEVGDLIGVHDYAHDPQVLRRRYHSPEAVWRTLRGERPGGRKLLLAGSAFDETTPVVLTEFGGVAYTPGEQTGWGYSRAGSAEEFLQRYQNLLAPLNTSTGLAGFCYTQLTDTFQERNGLLTEGREPKAPLAALFRATQGQRSAYAADTDPLPDPLGYSIEWRTRKAAPEEVQPVADVQVGA, from the coding sequence ATGTCGCCCCCCCGCGAAGCTGAACCTCCCCTGGCCCCCCCCCAGATGGCGCCGCCGCATCCTCGCCCTGCGCTCAGACGCGGTCCGCAGAGCTGGCAGAGTCTCGACGGCACGTGGGCCTTCGACGTGGGATCGGAGTTCGGACTGGGATACGGTGAGACCCCGCCCCGCTTCAATGGGCAGATCCAGGTGCCCTTTCCCCCGGAGAGCCCGGCGAGCGGCCTGGGCCTGGGCGGCTACCTGCATACGGTGTGGTACCGCCGTTCCCTGGAGATCCCCCCGGAATGGCGCGCGTCGGGGCGGGTGTGGCTGCACTTCGGGGCCGCCGACTACCACACCTGCGTGTGGCTCGGCGAGCAGCTTCTTGGTGAGCACGTCGGCGGACATACCCCCTTCAGTTTCGAGCTGACCCGCTTCCTCGGCGCCGCACCGCTGACCCTCACCGTGCGGGTCAACGACGATCCGCAGGCGCTCGACCAGCCGCGCGGCAAGCAGGACTGGCTGGAGACGAGCGGACACAAGATCTGGTATCCACGCACGACCGGGCTCTGGCAGAGCGTATGGCTCGAATGGGTGCCGGGGACCTTCATCAGCGAACTCGAATTTACCCCTGACCTCGTGTCGTGGAGCCTGCGGGGCCGGGTGCGGCTTCAGGGGCACGTGGCGCCGGACACGCAGCTCCGGCTCCAGCTCTCCGCGCAGGGCGAGGTGCTCAGCGATGACCTCACCGCCGTCTCGGGCAACGAGATCGCGCGTACCGTCCACCTCACCGACGGCGGCATCGACGACCATCGCCAGGACCTGCTGTGGGCGCCTGAGCACCCGCAGCTGATCGAGGTCCTGGCCGAGGTGCGGGTCAGGGGAGAGGTCGTGGACAGTGTGCGCAGCACGACCGCGCTGCGCGACTTCGGCTGGGAAGATGGACGCTTTCTCCTCAACGGCCTGCCCTACACCCTGCGGCTGGTGCTCAACCAGGGCTACTGGCCCGACACCCTGATGAGCGGCACCGACGAGCAGTTGCGGCGCGACGTGGAGCTCGTGCGCCGCCTGGGGTTCAACGGCGTGCGGATGCACCAGAAGGTCGAGTCGCCGCGCTTCCTGCACTGGTGCGACCGGATCGGGGTCCTGGTCTGGACGGAACTTCCGAGTGCCTACGCCTACTCCGACCGCTCGGTGCAGGCCCTGACCCGGGAGTGGACCGACGTGATCCGCCGCGACCGGGGCCGGCCCTGCGTGGCGGCATGGGTGCCGATCAACGAGTCGTGGGGCGTGCCCGACCTCGCCCGGCACCCGCGCGCCCGGCACCTCGTGCAGGCCCTCTACCACCTCACCCGCAGCCTCGACCACACCCGCCCGGTGCTCGGTAACGACGGCTGGGAAACCGAGGTGGGTGACCTGATCGGCGTGCACGACTATGCCCACGACCCTCAGGTTCTGCGCCGGCGTTACCACTCGCCGGAAGCGGTGTGGCGCACCCTGCGGGGCGAGCGACCCGGCGGGCGCAAGCTGCTTCTCGCAGGCTCGGCCTTCGACGAGACGACCCCGGTGGTGCTCACCGAATTCGGCGGCGTCGCCTACACCCCGGGCGAGCAAACAGGCTGGGGCTACAGCCGCGCGGGCAGCGCCGAGGAGTTCTTGCAGCGGTACCAGAACCTCCTCGCGCCGCTGAACACCAGCACCGGCCTCGCCGGCTTCTGCTACACCCAGCTCACCGATACCTTTCAGGAGCGCAACGGCCTGCTGACCGAAGGACGCGAGCCCAAGGCCCCGCTCGCCGCCCTCTTCCGCGCCACCCAGGGGCAGCGCAGCGCCTACGCCGCCGACACCGACCCGCTGCCGGACCCGCTGGGCTATTCCATCGAGTGGCGCACCCGCAAAGCTGCCCCGGAAGAGGTGCAGCCGGTGGCCGACGTGCAGGTCGGGGCGTGA
- a CDS encoding ABC transporter substrate-binding protein, with protein MSRTALMLALLSLGAAQAQKVSLTFLHGFTGPDRPVMEGLVKKFNDTHPNIEVRAQAQPWGTTWQQLPALVASGRAQDIVVINEDQITGFIARGAVSPLTAAEMRTAGIDKSKFFGPLFQTADYKGQSYGVPISSVAYVMFYNKDLMKKVGLDPNKPPRTRAEVLAAAQKCTVDKSGKNSTQAGFDAKNLDTWGISLYNNWVGARAAYAAILQNGGSMTDRNQNAAFNSPQAVSAVQFLVDLVQKHKVARPNSTEEAELAAFSQGKVCMFPSGQWYLDRFEQQKMNFGVTFMPRVGGNVKDAAWGGSSHLTLPKQRPGYDANKRRAALTFIAWMSQPAQNLAWTATGSLPSQAAVANNAQFAKAPISGIFDRLGSVYATSGYPWVGQVMGPFDAAWEAAYLGKKTVQKALSDGVAEANKQIEQARKNFQ; from the coding sequence ATGTCCCGTACTGCACTTATGCTCGCTCTGCTCAGCCTTGGCGCCGCCCAGGCGCAGAAAGTCAGCTTGACCTTCCTGCACGGCTTTACCGGCCCTGACCGGCCCGTGATGGAGGGCCTGGTCAAGAAGTTCAACGACACCCACCCCAACATCGAGGTGCGCGCTCAGGCCCAGCCGTGGGGCACGACCTGGCAGCAGCTCCCAGCGCTCGTCGCCTCGGGGCGCGCGCAGGACATCGTGGTGATCAACGAGGACCAGATCACCGGCTTCATCGCGCGCGGGGCCGTCTCGCCGCTGACCGCCGCTGAGATGAGAACGGCGGGCATCGACAAGAGCAAGTTCTTCGGGCCGCTCTTCCAGACCGCCGATTACAAAGGTCAGTCCTACGGCGTCCCGATTTCGAGCGTCGCCTACGTGATGTTCTACAACAAGGACCTGATGAAAAAGGTCGGGCTCGATCCCAACAAGCCCCCGCGCACCCGCGCCGAGGTTCTGGCGGCGGCGCAGAAATGCACGGTGGACAAGAGCGGCAAAAACTCCACCCAGGCGGGCTTCGACGCGAAGAACCTCGACACCTGGGGCATCAGTCTCTACAACAACTGGGTGGGCGCGCGCGCCGCTTACGCCGCCATTCTGCAAAACGGCGGCTCGATGACCGACAGGAACCAGAACGCGGCCTTCAACTCGCCGCAGGCCGTGAGCGCCGTGCAGTTTCTCGTCGACCTCGTGCAGAAGCACAAAGTCGCGCGCCCCAATTCGACCGAGGAAGCCGAACTCGCCGCCTTCTCGCAGGGCAAGGTCTGCATGTTCCCGAGCGGACAGTGGTATCTCGACCGCTTCGAGCAGCAGAAGATGAATTTCGGCGTGACCTTCATGCCGCGTGTCGGCGGCAATGTCAAGGACGCGGCGTGGGGCGGGTCGAGCCACCTGACCCTGCCCAAGCAGCGCCCCGGCTACGACGCCAATAAACGCCGCGCCGCCCTGACCTTCATCGCCTGGATGTCGCAGCCCGCGCAGAACCTCGCTTGGACGGCGACCGGCAGCCTGCCCTCGCAAGCGGCAGTGGCGAACAACGCGCAGTTTGCCAAGGCGCCGATCAGTGGCATCTTCGACCGGCTGGGCAGCGTGTACGCCACGAGCGGCTATCCCTGGGTCGGGCAAGTGATGGGACCGTTCGACGCCGCCTGGGAAGCGGCCTACCTCGGCAAGAAGACGGTGCAAAAGGCGCTGAGTGACGGCGTGGCCGAGGCCAACAAGCAGATCGAGCAGGCCCGGAAAAACTTCCAATAG
- a CDS encoding carbohydrate ABC transporter permease — MTVTSPPRRAGTRTGERFSLEPYLYLLPHAVLFFVFTVYPIGYGLYIAMHRWDLLSGNQPFVGLEFFRNLFVSGTPQFDFFWRTLLNTVLFTVVSVPLLVAAALGLALLLQKPIFGRSFFRAVFFLPGILTVSVMGILWRWMFDNQIGLVNAAREAMTGASPIPWLSTEGLAWVPIVVGTVWWTVGFNMTLYLAALGNIPESLYEAAALDGATSGQQFRFITWPLLGPQTLFVFITTALASFQLFGQSLVITNGGPNRSTQSVIQYITEEGFTNSQISSAAAMGFVFGLMMLVLTAAQFRIMARDAREPQGKEAPGGEKA; from the coding sequence ATGACCGTCACCTCTCCCCCCCGCCGCGCCGGCACCCGCACGGGTGAACGCTTCTCGCTCGAGCCCTACCTCTACCTGCTGCCGCACGCCGTGCTCTTTTTCGTGTTTACGGTGTATCCGATCGGCTACGGACTCTATATCGCCATGCACCGCTGGGACCTGCTGAGCGGCAACCAGCCGTTCGTCGGCCTGGAGTTTTTCCGCAACCTGTTCGTATCCGGCACGCCGCAGTTCGACTTTTTCTGGCGCACGTTGCTCAACACGGTGCTCTTCACGGTGGTGAGCGTGCCGCTGCTCGTCGCGGCGGCGCTCGGGCTCGCGCTGCTGCTGCAAAAGCCGATTTTCGGACGCTCGTTTTTCCGCGCGGTGTTCTTCCTGCCCGGCATCCTGACCGTTTCGGTGATGGGGATTCTCTGGCGCTGGATGTTCGACAACCAGATCGGGCTCGTCAACGCGGCGCGCGAGGCCATGACCGGCGCGTCCCCGATTCCCTGGCTCTCGACCGAGGGGCTCGCCTGGGTGCCGATCGTGGTGGGCACGGTGTGGTGGACGGTGGGCTTCAACATGACGCTCTACCTCGCCGCGCTCGGCAACATCCCCGAGAGCCTGTACGAGGCGGCGGCGCTCGACGGGGCCACCTCGGGGCAACAGTTCCGGTTCATCACCTGGCCGCTGCTCGGGCCGCAGACCCTGTTCGTGTTCATCACGACGGCGCTGGCGTCCTTTCAACTTTTCGGGCAGTCGCTCGTGATCACCAACGGCGGCCCCAACCGCTCGACCCAGAGCGTGATCCAGTACATCACAGAAGAGGGATTCACCAATTCGCAAATTTCGAGCGCCGCCGCGATGGGGTTTGTCTTCGGGCTGATGATGCTCGTGCTCACCGCCGCGCAGTTCCGGATCATGGCGCGCGACGCCCGCGAACCCCAGGGCAAAGAGGCGCCAGGAGGTGAGAAAGCGTGA
- a CDS encoding carbohydrate ABC transporter permease: protein MSVPAREVSAPLVTAVPARPRPRRWPREVPRFLLLCALSVLFLAPVYWMISTSLKTEADAIASPVQWIPLRPTFDNYREILTSPDGNILRWTWNSLYIALLFTVGHVALCALTAYPLARMRFPGRDTWFWFILSSLMIPGIVTLVPTYIMMLNFNWINSYHALIWPGISGVFGVFLLRQFFMSVPRELEEAAKLDGASNFMILWRIILPLSIPSLVTLAVFAFMGSWNNFLWPLYTVTDLDKMTLPVGITTFSQRYSTEYGKLMASTTLAAIPALIAYLVAQRFLEAGLSTTGLKE from the coding sequence GTGAGTGTGCCCGCCCGGGAAGTGTCCGCCCCGCTGGTCACGGCGGTCCCCGCTCGCCCGCGTCCGCGCCGTTGGCCGCGCGAGGTGCCGAGGTTTCTGCTGCTGTGCGCGCTCTCGGTGCTGTTTCTCGCGCCGGTGTACTGGATGATCAGCACGTCGCTCAAGACCGAGGCCGACGCCATCGCGTCCCCAGTGCAGTGGATTCCGCTGCGGCCTACCTTCGACAACTACCGCGAGATCCTGACCTCGCCCGACGGCAACATCCTGCGCTGGACCTGGAATTCGCTCTACATCGCGCTGCTGTTCACGGTGGGGCACGTCGCGCTGTGCGCGCTGACCGCCTACCCGCTCGCCCGGATGCGGTTTCCGGGGCGCGACACCTGGTTTTGGTTTATCTTGTCGAGCCTGATGATTCCGGGCATCGTGACGCTGGTGCCGACGTACATCATGATGCTCAATTTCAACTGGATCAACTCCTATCACGCGCTGATATGGCCAGGCATCAGCGGGGTCTTCGGGGTCTTTTTGCTGCGGCAATTTTTCATGAGCGTGCCGCGCGAACTCGAAGAAGCCGCCAAACTCGACGGCGCGAGCAACTTCATGATCCTGTGGCGCATCATCCTGCCGCTGAGCATTCCTTCGCTGGTGACGCTCGCGGTGTTCGCGTTCATGGGCTCGTGGAACAACTTCCTGTGGCCGCTCTATACGGTGACTGACCTCGATAAGATGACGCTGCCGGTAGGGATCACCACCTTCTCGCAGCGCTACAGCACCGAGTACGGCAAGCTGATGGCCTCGACCACGCTCGCCGCGATTCCCGCCCTGATCGCCTACCTCGTCGCGCAGCGCTTCCTCGAAGCGGGGCTCTCGACGACCGGACTCAAGGAGTAG